The proteins below come from a single Salinivibrio kushneri genomic window:
- a CDS encoding 3-phenylpropionate MFS transporter, translated as MTLTQCSPFRWLSEYFGGFFFSYGVYLPFWAVWFEYLGLNSGVIGTLIGLGFATRCVANLVFTPRVQQVEALLPALRVLTLMALVTCVLHPLMGANVWWLALVTVLFNLAIGPSVPLSDALANYYARHKVIDYGRTRLWGSIAFIVGSSLTGWLVTEQSAAIIPWVAIGGLSACLLLTLRRPTLMPQSERDMTNSKVSMRQLFRDRQVIVFLLIASLLQGSHAAYYSFSAIYWKQAGYSESIVGYLWSLGVVAEVAVFALGARLFNGWSSKALFQLAAVGVLLRWGITGTTTAAVPVILVQLLHGITFAGAHLGAMQYIQRECGARLVATQAAYNALPMGAVVAALTTASGWIYAVSPSGTFYTMALLALPVFVLPLREPAFWRAKQAKVS; from the coding sequence ATGACCTTAACCCAATGTTCCCCGTTTCGCTGGCTGTCAGAGTACTTTGGCGGTTTCTTTTTTTCCTATGGTGTGTATCTGCCGTTTTGGGCGGTTTGGTTTGAGTATCTTGGTCTCAATTCAGGTGTGATCGGCACCTTGATTGGGCTTGGTTTTGCAACCCGTTGTGTGGCTAACTTAGTGTTCACACCGCGCGTACAACAGGTTGAAGCCTTGCTGCCCGCCCTGAGAGTGTTGACGCTCATGGCGTTAGTGACGTGTGTGTTGCACCCCTTAATGGGGGCCAATGTATGGTGGCTGGCTTTGGTGACCGTGTTATTTAATCTTGCCATTGGGCCCTCCGTCCCGTTGTCAGATGCACTCGCCAACTATTATGCGCGCCATAAAGTTATCGACTATGGTCGAACCCGCCTCTGGGGATCGATAGCCTTTATTGTTGGGTCGAGTTTGACCGGATGGCTGGTGACCGAGCAATCGGCGGCAATTATTCCCTGGGTCGCGATTGGCGGCTTGTCTGCCTGTTTGTTACTGACCTTGCGTCGACCGACATTGATGCCACAAAGCGAGCGCGATATGACTAATAGCAAAGTCTCTATGCGTCAGCTTTTCCGCGACCGTCAGGTGATCGTGTTCTTGTTGATTGCTTCCCTGCTGCAAGGCAGCCACGCAGCGTACTACAGCTTTAGTGCGATCTACTGGAAGCAGGCTGGATATAGCGAGAGCATTGTAGGCTATTTGTGGAGCCTCGGGGTGGTGGCGGAAGTGGCCGTCTTTGCCCTGGGTGCGCGGCTTTTTAATGGCTGGTCATCAAAAGCCTTGTTCCAATTGGCGGCTGTGGGGGTATTGCTGCGCTGGGGGATCACAGGGACAACGACCGCCGCGGTGCCTGTGATACTGGTGCAACTGCTTCATGGTATTACGTTTGCCGGTGCGCACCTTGGCGCGATGCAGTACATTCAGCGCGAGTGTGGGGCGCGATTGGTGGCCACGCAAGCGGCTTATAATGCGTTACCAATGGGCGCAGTGGTGGCGGCGCTGACCACAGCAAGCGGGTGGATTTATGCCGTATCGCCTTCTGGCACTTTCTATACCATGGCACTGCTTGCGTTGCCTGTTTTTGTTTTACCACTGCGTGAACCGGCATTTTGGCGTGCCAAGCAAGCTAAGGTGTCATAA
- a CDS encoding DUF294 nucleotidyltransferase-like domain-containing protein: MPEPFDTSHAPFDCLTASQVKQCRQALDVAYFRRGDTLIQPGDTGEQLFIIIKGSVEEVSEDGKEVFSHYTTDDLFDVPALLNGTAKHRYRALEDTLCHLLPADVFLAIYHHNDAFRGYFDTNLQRRQTLMVQARQQQNLAEFMLTRIDDSNIQPALCVAPDVPLHVATAQMKAERCDCALVDYENGECGIITRTNLLHALVLEGYDQSVPVGEVATRPVISVEHGDFLFHAMIKMTRQRVKRVRVVDGEGKTAGMLDLPQVLSLFSTHSHVLNLQIARAQTIDELVIAANSQSKLVHTLFNNGIHTRFVMQLIATVNEQIMEKAFRLLVPEAYQSQCCLVVMGSEGRGEQVLKTDQDNALILADDLNWPDCQQVMETFSHTLYQLGYPPCPGHVMVSNPKWVKTATQWQQTVRNLAQSANHQSVMDLAILADSQPIAGDLSLIDAIQTPLNETLTDNMLTLNTFVRPALAFRVPLTVFGSLKSSKEGLDIKKGGIFPIVHGVRTMSLEKGVRHTNTFERLEQLANLGALAEETAENLSEALKLFIRLRLRQQLSGEPQSNYLDVAHLPSSERDLLRHGLHVVKKFKESLAFHYHVRD, from the coding sequence ATGCCTGAACCTTTTGACACCTCTCATGCGCCCTTTGACTGCCTAACCGCATCACAAGTCAAACAATGCCGCCAAGCACTCGACGTCGCCTACTTTCGCCGTGGCGATACCTTGATCCAGCCCGGTGATACTGGCGAGCAGCTCTTTATCATTATTAAAGGCAGCGTAGAAGAAGTGTCAGAAGACGGTAAGGAAGTATTTTCTCATTATACCACCGACGACTTATTTGACGTGCCAGCACTGCTTAATGGCACCGCCAAACATCGATACCGTGCGCTAGAAGATACCCTCTGCCATCTGCTACCCGCCGATGTGTTCCTCGCCATTTATCATCATAATGACGCGTTTCGAGGCTACTTTGATACCAACCTTCAGCGCCGACAAACGCTGATGGTGCAAGCTCGTCAGCAGCAAAACTTGGCCGAGTTTATGCTCACTCGGATTGATGACAGCAATATTCAACCTGCGTTGTGTGTCGCCCCCGACGTACCACTGCATGTTGCCACCGCTCAGATGAAAGCCGAGCGCTGCGACTGCGCCTTGGTCGACTATGAAAATGGCGAATGCGGGATTATTACGCGCACCAACTTGCTCCATGCGCTCGTCCTCGAGGGCTATGATCAATCCGTTCCGGTGGGTGAAGTAGCCACACGCCCAGTGATCAGTGTGGAGCACGGTGATTTTCTCTTTCACGCCATGATTAAGATGACACGTCAGCGCGTAAAACGTGTTCGAGTCGTCGATGGGGAAGGTAAGACCGCAGGCATGCTCGATCTTCCTCAAGTATTGAGCCTGTTCTCGACTCACTCTCACGTACTCAACTTACAAATTGCCCGCGCACAAACCATTGACGAACTAGTGATCGCTGCAAACAGCCAGAGCAAGCTGGTACACACCTTGTTTAACAATGGCATTCATACCCGCTTTGTGATGCAGCTCATCGCCACTGTGAATGAACAAATCATGGAAAAAGCCTTCCGGTTGCTGGTGCCCGAAGCTTACCAAAGCCAGTGCTGCCTCGTAGTAATGGGCTCAGAAGGCCGCGGCGAGCAAGTGCTTAAAACCGACCAAGACAACGCCTTGATTCTCGCCGACGATCTCAACTGGCCCGATTGCCAACAAGTGATGGAAACCTTTTCACACACGCTCTATCAACTCGGTTATCCGCCTTGTCCGGGTCACGTGATGGTCAGTAATCCCAAGTGGGTGAAAACCGCCACACAATGGCAGCAAACCGTGCGAAATCTAGCACAAAGCGCCAACCATCAAAGCGTCATGGACTTGGCGATCCTCGCTGACAGCCAGCCGATCGCCGGCGATCTGAGTTTGATTGATGCGATCCAAACCCCACTCAACGAAACGTTGACCGACAATATGTTGACGCTCAACACCTTTGTCCGGCCTGCGCTAGCCTTTCGTGTTCCCTTAACCGTGTTTGGCTCCCTCAAAAGCAGTAAAGAAGGGCTGGATATCAAAAAAGGGGGGATTTTCCCCATCGTTCATGGCGTGAGAACCATGAGTTTAGAAAAGGGCGTGCGCCACACCAACACCTTTGAGCGGCTGGAGCAGCTTGCCAACCTGGGGGCGCTTGCGGAAGAAACGGCAGAAAACCTCTCCGAAGCCTTGAAGCTATTTATCCGCTTACGTTTAAGGCAACAATTGAGCGGCGAACCACAAAGCAACTATCTCGACGTGGCTCACCTCCCCTCGAGTGAGCGCGACTTGCTGCGCCACGGGCTGCATGTGGTGAAAAAGTTCAAAGAGTCACTCGCTTTCCATTATCACGTGAGGGACTAA
- a CDS encoding 3'-5' exonuclease encodes MNWLTRHWYRHRLRHSPYRDLFLPPDSSTLISLDCETTSLDPHRAELVTIAATPIKGNRILTSHALTLTLAAPESLNAGSVRIHHLRHQDLVHGVTAEQAITALVDFIGNHPLVGYHIRYDKSILDRYARHFLGFPLPNPLIEVSDIYQRKLERLLPNAYHDISMEAISRHLDVPLPARHNALDDALAAALIYVRLTQGDMPMLRSK; translated from the coding sequence TTGAATTGGCTCACTCGGCATTGGTACCGTCATCGTTTACGGCATTCACCCTATCGGGACTTATTTCTGCCCCCCGATTCAAGCACACTGATTTCCCTCGACTGTGAAACAACCAGCTTGGATCCGCATCGTGCGGAACTGGTTACGATTGCGGCCACCCCGATCAAAGGCAACCGGATCCTCACCAGTCACGCTCTCACCTTGACACTGGCCGCACCAGAGAGCCTGAATGCCGGTTCGGTCAGAATTCACCACCTACGCCACCAAGATCTGGTTCATGGTGTCACGGCAGAGCAAGCAATCACCGCGCTGGTCGACTTTATTGGAAACCATCCATTGGTCGGCTATCACATCCGTTATGATAAAAGTATTCTCGATCGCTACGCACGCCATTTTCTCGGCTTTCCGCTCCCCAACCCTCTGATTGAAGTCAGTGATATTTATCAACGCAAACTCGAGCGCCTGCTACCCAATGCCTATCACGACATCAGCATGGAAGCCATTAGTCGCCATCTCGATGTCCCTTTGCCGGCTCGGCATAATGCATTAGATGATGCACTCGCCGCAGCATTGATTTATGTCCGCCTTACCCAAGGTGACATGCCAATGCTGCGATCCAAATAA
- the acs gene encoding acetate--CoA ligase produces the protein MSDSHVYPVMPSIAQKAHADEAKYQALYQQSVTDPEGFWREHGQILDWMKPYTKVKHTSFDTGHVDIRWFEDGTLNVAANCIDRHLNARGDQVALIWEGDDPKDDATLTYNQLHQQVCQFANVLKDNGVRKGDVVCLYMPMVMEAAVAMLACARIGAVHTVVFGGFSPEALAGRIIDSNAKVVVTADEGIRGGRAVPLKKNVDDALANPKVKSIEKVVVYQRTGGDIDWHNHRDVWWHEAAAKVSDNCPAEEMKAEDPLFILYTSGSTGTPKGVLHTTGGYLAYAAMTFKYVFDYQDGEVFWCTADVGWITGHSYLVYGPLANGAKTILFEGVPTYPSTARMSEVVDKHQVNILYTAPTAIRALMAKGNEAVAGTQRDSLRIMGSVGEPINPEAWEWYHSTIGNQACPIVDTWWQTETGGILITPLPGATALKPGSATRPFFGVQPALVDNMGNILDGATEGNLVMLDSWPGQMRTVFGDHDRFEQTYFSTFKGMYFTGDGARRDEDGYYWITGRVDDVLNISGHRMGTAEIESALVAFDKIAEAAIVGVPHDIKGQAIYAYITLNAGEVPSAELHKEVKEWVRKEIGPIATPDFIHWTDALPKTRSGKIMRRILRKIATGDTGSLGDTSTLADPSVVDKLIAEKESVV, from the coding sequence ATGAGCGATAGTCACGTATACCCCGTCATGCCTTCAATTGCACAAAAGGCACACGCGGATGAAGCCAAGTATCAAGCACTCTATCAGCAGTCAGTGACCGACCCAGAAGGCTTTTGGCGTGAGCACGGGCAAATTCTTGATTGGATGAAGCCTTATACCAAAGTCAAACACACCTCGTTTGATACCGGCCACGTGGATATTCGCTGGTTTGAAGATGGCACACTCAACGTCGCAGCCAACTGCATCGATCGCCACCTCAACGCACGAGGCGATCAGGTGGCCTTGATTTGGGAAGGCGACGATCCAAAAGACGATGCCACGCTCACCTACAACCAACTCCACCAGCAGGTATGCCAGTTTGCCAACGTATTAAAAGACAACGGCGTAAGAAAAGGTGATGTGGTGTGCCTGTACATGCCAATGGTGATGGAAGCGGCGGTCGCGATGCTGGCCTGTGCCCGTATCGGTGCGGTGCATACCGTAGTGTTTGGTGGCTTTTCTCCCGAAGCACTGGCAGGCCGGATTATTGACTCCAATGCCAAAGTGGTGGTGACAGCTGATGAAGGGATACGTGGTGGTCGTGCGGTTCCCCTGAAGAAAAATGTCGATGATGCCCTGGCAAACCCTAAAGTGAAATCGATTGAAAAAGTGGTGGTGTACCAACGTACAGGGGGAGACATTGACTGGCACAATCATCGTGATGTTTGGTGGCACGAGGCTGCCGCAAAGGTGTCAGACAACTGCCCCGCCGAAGAGATGAAAGCCGAGGACCCTTTGTTTATCCTGTATACATCGGGGTCAACAGGCACCCCCAAGGGCGTGCTGCACACCACCGGTGGGTACTTGGCCTACGCGGCGATGACCTTTAAGTATGTTTTCGATTATCAAGATGGCGAGGTATTCTGGTGTACCGCCGATGTCGGCTGGATTACCGGTCACAGCTATCTCGTCTATGGCCCGCTTGCCAATGGCGCAAAGACAATCTTATTTGAAGGCGTCCCGACTTATCCAAGCACGGCACGAATGAGCGAAGTGGTCGATAAGCACCAAGTCAATATTCTTTACACCGCGCCCACAGCGATTCGCGCATTGATGGCAAAAGGCAACGAAGCGGTCGCTGGCACTCAACGCGATTCACTGCGGATCATGGGCTCGGTGGGTGAACCCATCAACCCAGAGGCTTGGGAGTGGTACCACAGCACCATAGGGAACCAAGCCTGTCCGATTGTCGACACCTGGTGGCAAACAGAAACCGGCGGGATCTTGATCACCCCGCTCCCCGGCGCCACTGCGTTGAAGCCAGGCTCAGCAACCCGTCCTTTCTTTGGCGTACAGCCTGCTTTGGTCGACAATATGGGCAATATTCTCGACGGTGCCACCGAGGGTAACCTCGTGATGCTTGACTCGTGGCCCGGACAGATGCGTACCGTATTTGGCGACCATGACCGCTTCGAACAAACTTACTTCTCCACCTTTAAAGGCATGTACTTTACCGGTGACGGGGCTCGTCGTGATGAAGATGGGTATTACTGGATAACCGGCCGTGTCGATGATGTCCTCAATATCTCGGGACACCGTATGGGGACGGCAGAGATCGAGTCGGCGCTCGTCGCATTCGATAAAATTGCCGAAGCAGCGATAGTTGGTGTGCCACACGATATCAAAGGCCAAGCGATCTATGCGTACATCACCCTTAATGCGGGTGAAGTGCCCAGCGCCGAACTCCACAAGGAAGTCAAAGAGTGGGTACGTAAAGAAATTGGCCCGATTGCGACACCCGATTTCATCCACTGGACGGATGCTCTGCCTAAAACCCGTTCAGGAAAAATCATGCGTCGTATTCTGCGCAAAATCGCCACCGGTGATACCGGCAGCCTTGGCGACACCTCCACCTTGGCCGATCCTAGTGTGGTCGATAAGCTTATCGCAGAAAAAGAAAGTGTGGTCTAA
- the aroQ gene encoding type II 3-dehydroquinate dehydratase, translated as MSTRNQVLVLNGPNLNLLGKREPEHYGAQTLSQIMAGLEAQAATLGLSLEHFQSNSEASLIDKIHQAMETVDFIIINPAALTHTSVALRDALLGVNIPFIEVHLSNVYAREPFRHHSYFSDKAVGVLSGFGADGYEFALTAAARHLAFAAE; from the coding sequence ATGTCTACAAGAAACCAAGTTTTAGTTTTAAATGGCCCAAACCTTAATTTGCTTGGCAAACGTGAGCCCGAGCATTACGGTGCCCAAACCCTCAGCCAAATCATGGCGGGCTTAGAGGCACAAGCCGCTACCTTGGGTCTCAGTCTTGAACACTTTCAATCCAATAGCGAAGCTAGCCTCATTGATAAAATCCACCAAGCGATGGAGACCGTGGACTTTATCATTATCAACCCAGCAGCACTGACCCATACCTCTGTCGCCCTGCGTGACGCTCTATTAGGGGTCAACATCCCTTTTATCGAAGTGCATTTGTCGAATGTGTACGCGCGTGAGCCCTTCCGGCATCACTCGTACTTTTCGGACAAAGCCGTCGGGGTGCTCAGCGGCTTTGGTGCTGATGGTTATGAATTCGCCTTAACAGCGGCCGCGCGTCATTTAGCGTTTGCGGCTGAGTAA
- the accB gene encoding acetyl-CoA carboxylase biotin carboxyl carrier protein translates to MDIRKIKKLIELVEESGISELEIAEGEESVRISRSSPAAPAQMVAPQYAAPAAPAPAPAAPEASAAEPASAPKPSGHQVLSPMVGTFYRAPSPESSPFVEVGTQVNEGDALCIVEAMKMMNQIQADKSGVVKAILCEDGQPVEFDEPLVIIE, encoded by the coding sequence ATGGATATCCGTAAGATTAAGAAACTGATCGAGCTTGTTGAAGAGTCTGGCATCTCCGAGCTAGAGATTGCTGAAGGCGAAGAGTCCGTTCGTATCAGTCGCTCTTCCCCTGCTGCGCCTGCGCAAATGGTTGCCCCGCAATACGCGGCACCAGCAGCGCCTGCACCAGCGCCAGCCGCCCCTGAAGCATCGGCAGCGGAACCTGCAAGCGCACCAAAACCGAGTGGGCATCAGGTTCTTTCACCGATGGTCGGTACCTTCTATCGTGCACCAAGCCCAGAGTCGTCACCTTTTGTTGAAGTGGGCACCCAGGTCAATGAAGGCGATGCCCTGTGTATTGTCGAAGCGATGAAGATGATGAATCAAATCCAAGCCGACAAGAGCGGTGTGGTCAAAGCGATTCTATGTGAAGACGGTCAGCCCGTTGAATTCGACGAACCACTCGTGATCATCGAATAA
- the accC gene encoding acetyl-CoA carboxylase biotin carboxylase subunit, translating into MLDKIVIANRGEIALRILRACKELGIKTVAVHSTADRDLKHVLLADETVCIGPAPSNQSYLNIPRIISAAEITGAVAIHPGYGFLSENADFAEQVERSGFVFVGPKADTIRLMGDKVSAIEAMKKAGVPCVPGSDGPLGSDQEKNKTIAKRIGYPVIIKASGGGGGRGMRVVRSEAELIDAIAMTRAEAKSAFSNDMVYMEKFLENPRHVEVQVLADGQGGAIHLGERDCSMQRRHQKVVEEAPAPGITAEMRKFIGERCCRACVEIGYRGAGTFEFLYENGEFYFIEMNTRIQVEHPVTEMVTGIDLVKEQLRIAAGQPLSFTQDDIQIRGHAVECRINAEDPERFIPSPGKIERFHSPGGMGVRWESHVYAGYQVPPHYDSMVGKLICYGENRDVAIARMRNALAETVIDGIKTNIPLQLDIMNDEHFQHGGANIHYLEKKLGLS; encoded by the coding sequence ATGTTAGATAAAATTGTTATTGCTAACCGCGGTGAAATTGCACTGCGCATTTTGCGTGCGTGCAAAGAGCTGGGGATTAAAACCGTCGCGGTGCACTCGACCGCTGACCGCGATCTTAAACACGTGTTGTTAGCCGATGAAACCGTATGTATCGGCCCTGCACCAAGTAACCAAAGCTACCTGAATATTCCTCGCATCATCAGCGCCGCTGAAATCACCGGTGCGGTGGCGATCCACCCAGGTTACGGGTTCCTATCCGAAAACGCTGACTTTGCCGAGCAGGTTGAGCGTTCAGGGTTTGTCTTTGTCGGCCCCAAAGCTGACACCATCCGTTTGATGGGCGATAAGGTGTCGGCCATTGAAGCGATGAAAAAAGCAGGTGTCCCCTGCGTCCCTGGTTCAGACGGCCCGCTAGGTAGCGATCAGGAAAAAAACAAAACCATCGCCAAACGTATTGGCTATCCGGTGATCATCAAAGCATCCGGTGGCGGCGGTGGCCGAGGTATGCGTGTGGTGCGCTCTGAAGCAGAGCTTATCGATGCGATTGCGATGACTCGCGCCGAAGCCAAATCTGCATTTAGCAATGACATGGTTTACATGGAAAAATTCCTTGAGAACCCTCGCCATGTCGAAGTGCAGGTCTTAGCCGACGGTCAAGGCGGTGCGATCCATCTTGGTGAACGCGACTGCTCGATGCAGCGCCGTCACCAAAAGGTCGTTGAAGAAGCACCAGCCCCAGGTATCACTGCTGAAATGCGTAAATTCATTGGTGAACGCTGCTGTCGCGCGTGTGTTGAGATTGGTTATCGCGGAGCGGGCACCTTTGAGTTCTTATATGAAAACGGCGAGTTCTACTTTATTGAGATGAACACCCGCATTCAGGTCGAGCACCCCGTCACCGAAATGGTGACCGGCATTGACCTGGTCAAAGAGCAACTCCGCATTGCGGCAGGTCAGCCACTATCGTTCACCCAAGACGACATTCAAATTCGCGGCCACGCGGTGGAGTGCCGGATTAACGCTGAAGATCCAGAGCGCTTTATCCCCAGCCCAGGCAAGATTGAACGTTTCCACTCGCCTGGCGGGATGGGCGTGCGTTGGGAGTCACACGTGTACGCGGGCTATCAAGTACCGCCCCACTATGACTCCATGGTCGGCAAGCTTATCTGTTACGGTGAGAACCGTGACGTCGCGATTGCACGTATGCGTAACGCCTTGGCTGAAACCGTGATTGATGGTATTAAAACCAACATCCCTCTCCAGCTCGATATTATGAACGACGAGCACTTCCAACACGGTGGTGCCAACATTCATTATCTCGAGAAAAAGCTCGGCTTGTCGTAA
- a CDS encoding methyl-accepting chemotaxis protein: MRDTGPVTQKEVRFDGLGELVSKTDLNGKIQYANDAFIEICGYSRDELIGSDHNIVRHPDMPPAAFKDLWQTIKAGKNWRGMVKNRCKNGDHYWVNAFVSPVVKEGEIVGYQSVRSEPSRDEVTDAEKLYQTLRQDPSRPLPNAPLLQRIQLRWFFHLCCGLVLMLCTLGMGLALNQGQPYLVGMLAAVLLITVGMTWTVQTRVIGAIKDTSEALKHLASGNLVSGDEPVRHDELGELNDNYRMVKARFGAIIGQVVENTQVLLAHADHLAARGRSVQDNMSTQSSQITHVASAMTQMSATIEQVAQNMNRTADIISVTQGRASDGADVVGRATTSMTAFIDELEQTISQIQASAEESQKITKVTQTISEIAEQTNLLALNAAIEAARAGEQGRGFAVVADEVRNLAQRTQAATCDIKAMLEGLQTGIHHSSERVLSNNQMAQETLAVVAESRAVLADIFEKVNQVKSMGSEVATAAGEQANVTKDMSESVEQINGQSHTASEQATQTADIAAQLMSQSLYLKDTLNDFKLAGQVGDKRPAKV; the protein is encoded by the coding sequence ATGAGAGACACAGGCCCAGTGACACAAAAAGAGGTGAGATTTGATGGATTAGGGGAGCTGGTGTCGAAAACCGATCTCAATGGCAAAATACAATACGCCAACGATGCCTTTATCGAAATATGTGGGTATAGCCGCGACGAACTCATTGGCAGCGACCACAATATTGTGCGCCACCCTGATATGCCACCGGCCGCGTTCAAGGACCTTTGGCAGACCATTAAGGCAGGTAAAAATTGGCGTGGCATGGTCAAAAACCGCTGTAAAAACGGTGACCATTATTGGGTGAATGCGTTTGTCTCGCCGGTGGTCAAAGAGGGGGAGATTGTCGGGTATCAATCGGTGCGCAGTGAACCAAGCCGCGATGAGGTGACAGACGCTGAAAAGCTTTATCAAACACTAAGACAAGATCCCTCCCGCCCTTTACCTAACGCGCCTTTGTTGCAGCGTATCCAGTTGCGTTGGTTTTTTCATCTTTGTTGCGGGTTGGTGCTGATGCTGTGCACTTTGGGCATGGGGCTGGCGCTCAATCAGGGGCAACCTTATTTGGTTGGCATGCTGGCCGCCGTGTTGCTTATCACCGTGGGCATGACGTGGACGGTGCAAACGCGTGTGATTGGCGCTATTAAAGACACGAGTGAGGCATTAAAGCATCTGGCCTCCGGTAACCTTGTCTCTGGCGATGAGCCCGTTCGCCATGATGAGCTGGGGGAGCTCAACGACAATTACCGGATGGTTAAAGCACGTTTTGGTGCGATCATTGGGCAAGTGGTAGAGAATACGCAAGTGCTCCTCGCGCATGCGGATCATCTGGCGGCGCGCGGCCGCAGTGTGCAAGACAATATGAGCACACAGTCGTCACAGATCACGCATGTTGCCAGTGCGATGACGCAAATGAGTGCCACGATTGAGCAAGTGGCGCAAAACATGAATCGTACGGCCGACATTATCTCCGTTACCCAAGGACGTGCCAGCGATGGTGCTGATGTGGTCGGCCGTGCGACCACCAGTATGACCGCCTTTATCGATGAGCTTGAGCAGACCATTTCACAGATTCAAGCCAGTGCAGAGGAGAGTCAAAAAATCACCAAAGTGACGCAAACCATCAGTGAGATTGCCGAGCAAACCAACTTACTGGCTTTAAACGCGGCCATTGAGGCAGCAAGAGCAGGTGAGCAAGGGCGAGGCTTTGCTGTGGTTGCTGATGAAGTCAGAAACCTCGCTCAGCGTACACAAGCGGCGACGTGTGACATTAAAGCCATGCTTGAGGGCTTACAGACCGGCATTCATCATTCATCTGAGCGGGTGCTCAGTAACAACCAAATGGCGCAAGAAACCCTAGCGGTGGTGGCGGAGTCTCGCGCGGTGCTGGCCGACATCTTTGAGAAAGTCAATCAAGTGAAATCGATGGGCAGTGAAGTGGCCACCGCGGCGGGCGAGCAGGCCAATGTGACCAAAGACATGAGTGAGTCGGTGGAACAAATAAACGGACAAAGTCACACAGCCAGTGAGCAGGCCACGCAAACGGCAGATATTGCGGCGCAACTGATGAGTCAATCGCTGTATCTAAAAGATACCTTGAATGATTTTAAACTGGCCGGCCAGGTGGGAGATAAAAGGCCTGCCAAGGTTTAA
- the prmA gene encoding 50S ribosomal protein L11 methyltransferase, which yields MPWIQLKLNATSDNAEAIGDLLMEETGALSVTFLDAKDTPVFEPLPGETRLWGETDIMALYDAQADMSDVLAIISASPLLADDFAYKVEQLEDKDWTRAWMDNFKPIQFGERLWICPTWCEVPDDNAVNVMLDPGLAFGTGSHPTTALCLEWLDSLDLSGKTVIDFGCGSGILAIAAIKLGAERVIGIDIDPQALLASKDNAERNGVADQLHLYLPKDQPADLKADVVVANILAGPLRELSGVIKGLIKPGGQLAMSGVLETQADDVANHYRDTLTIDPIVEREEWCRVSGDLPA from the coding sequence ATGCCTTGGATCCAACTCAAACTGAATGCAACGTCTGACAACGCCGAAGCGATTGGCGACCTGCTAATGGAAGAAACGGGCGCCCTATCTGTCACTTTCTTAGATGCCAAAGACACACCTGTCTTTGAGCCCTTACCCGGCGAAACCCGCTTATGGGGCGAGACAGATATTATGGCCTTGTATGATGCACAGGCTGACATGAGCGATGTTTTAGCCATCATAAGCGCCAGCCCACTGCTCGCTGATGACTTTGCGTATAAAGTAGAGCAACTGGAAGACAAAGACTGGACCCGGGCATGGATGGATAACTTTAAGCCCATTCAATTTGGCGAGCGATTGTGGATCTGCCCAACCTGGTGTGAGGTGCCTGATGACAATGCAGTGAATGTGATGCTCGACCCAGGCCTCGCCTTTGGCACCGGTTCACACCCAACCACTGCACTGTGCTTGGAATGGCTTGATAGCCTAGATCTAAGCGGCAAAACCGTGATTGATTTTGGCTGTGGTTCCGGCATTCTCGCGATTGCCGCCATCAAACTGGGCGCCGAGCGCGTGATTGGTATTGATATCGACCCCCAAGCGCTACTGGCGTCCAAAGACAACGCGGAGCGCAACGGTGTGGCAGACCAACTTCATCTTTATCTTCCTAAAGACCAACCGGCCGATCTCAAAGCCGATGTGGTGGTGGCTAATATTCTTGCCGGGCCGCTTCGTGAACTCTCCGGGGTGATCAAAGGCCTCATCAAACCCGGCGGTCAACTGGCGATGTCTGGCGTGCTAGAAACTCAAGCGGATGATGTGGCGAACCATTACCGTGACACGCTCACTATCGACCCGATCGTCGAGCGCGAAGAGTGGTGCCGCGTAAGTGGCGATTTGCCCGCTTAA